One stretch of Zootoca vivipara chromosome 8, rZooViv1.1, whole genome shotgun sequence DNA includes these proteins:
- the MCM4 gene encoding DNA replication licensing factor MCM4 codes for MSSPASTPSRRGSKRRRGGTAPTDGGANPATPLSEDVQSPPSQRRHTEDSTGDLQPMPTSPPIDSQSPNVQDALFSSPPQFQNSVPMDFDISSPLTYGTPSSRVEGTPRSGVRGTPVRQRPDLGSVRKARQVDLHSDVPTAEDAVASEQSLGQKLVIWGTDVNVASCKEKFQRFLQRFIDPTAKEEENIGLDLNEPLYLQRLEEINLIGEPFLNVNCDHLKTFDENLYRQLMCYPQEVIPTFDMAANEIFFDRYPDSVLEHQIQVRPYNAVKTRSMRSLNPEDIDQLITINGMVIRSSQLIPEMQEAFFKCQVCAFTARVEIDRGRIAEPSACKNCNTTHSMALVHNRSMFSDKQMIKLQESPEDMPAGQTPYTIVLFAHNDLVDKVQPGDRVNVTGIYRAVPVRVIPRMSSVRSVYKTHIDVIHYCKTDSKRLHGIEEGTEQKMFTDERETMLQELSRKPDIYDRLSSALAPSIYEHEDIKKGILLQLFGGSRKDFSHTGRGNFRAEINILLCGDPGTSKSQLLQYVYNLVPRGQYTSGKGSSAVGLTAYVMKDPETKQLVLQTGALVLSDNGICCIDEFDKMNESTRSMLHEVMEQQTLSIAKAGIICQLNARTSILAAANPIESQWNPKKTTIENIQLPHTLLSRFDLIFLMLDPRDEAYDRRLAHHLVALYYQTEEQVEEEHMDMAVLRDYIAYARSYVNPRLSEEASQALIEAYVDMRKIGSGRGMVSAYPRQLESLIRLAEAHAKVRFSKKVETVDVEEAKRLHREALKQSATDPRTGIVDISILTTGMSATARKRKEELAQALRKVIQSKGKTPALRYQQLFEDLRAQSETAVTKEMFEEALHALADDDFLTVTGKTVRLL; via the exons ATGTCCTCACCGGCGTCCACCCCGAGCCGCCGTGGCAGTAAGCGCCGCAGAGGCGGAACAGCCCCAACCGATGGCGGCGCCAATCCCGCTACAC CTCTTTCTGAAGATGTACAGTCTCCTCCTTCCCAACGACGTCACACAGAAGACTCTACAGGAGACTTACAACCAATGCCCACTTCTCCACCAATTGACTCACAAAGCCCAAATGTTCAAGATGCTCTGTTTTCCAGTCCACCACAATTCCAAAATTCAG TTCCAATGGACTTTGATATTAGTTCACCACTTACCTATGGCACACCCAGTTCTAGAGTAGAAGGAACCCCAAGGAGTGGTGTGCGAGGAACTCCAGTGCGACAGAGGCCTGATCTTGGCTCTGTCCGGAAGGCTAGGCAAGTGGATCTGCATTCTGATGTG CCTACAGCAGAAGACGCAGTGGCTAGTGAACAATCTCTTGGACAAAAGCTAGTGATATGGGGAACAGATGTCAATGTGGCCTCATGCAAAGAAAAATTTCAG AGATTTCTTCAGCGTTTTATTGATCCAacggccaaagaagaagaaaatattggcTTGGACCTTAATGAACCTCTGTATCTGCAGCGACTGGAGGAG ATAAACTTGATTGGGGAGCCATTTCTGAATGTAAACTGTGACCACCTGAAAACATTCGATGAAAATCTTTACAGACAACTGATGTGCTATCCTCAG GAAGTTATTCCAACATTTGATATGGCTGCTAACGAAATTTTCTTTGACCGCTACCCTGATTCAGTATTGGAGCATCAAATTCAAGTGAGACCATATAATGCTGTAAAAACCAGAAGCATGAGGAGCCTGAACCCAGAAG ACATTGACCAGCTTATCACTATAAATGGCATGGTAATCAGGAGCTCCCAGTTAATTCCAGAAATGCAAGAAGCTTTCTTCAAGTGCCAGGTGTGTGCTTTCACAGCAAGAGTAGAAATCGATCGCGGCAGGATTGCTGAACCATCAGCATGCAAGAACTGTAACACCACGCATAGTATGGCATTGGTTCACAACCGCTCAATGTTCTCGGATAAACAGATG ATCAAGCTGCAGGAGTCTCCAGAAGACATGCCAGCTGGTCAGACACCATATACTATTGTGCTCTTTGCTCACAATGATCTAGTGGATAAGGTTCAGCCAGGTGACAGAGTTAATGTTACAG GTATCTACAGAGCAGTCCCTGTTCGTGTTATTCCAAGAATGAGCAGTGTGAGATCTGTCTATAAGACCCATATTGATGTTATTCATTATTGCAAAACTGACTCAAAACGTTTGCATGGCATTGAAGAAGGAACTGAACAGAAAATGTTTACAGATGAGCGTGAGACAATGCTTCAGGAGCTTTCGAGGAAACCCGATATTTATGACAGACTTTCTTCTGCACTTGCTCCAAGTATTTATgagcatgaagatattaaaaag GGCATTCTTCTTCAGCTGTTTGGAGGATCAAGGAAAGATTTCAGCCACACCGGCCGAGGCAATTTTCGTGCTGAGATCAACATTCTCCTTTGTGGAGATCCTGGCACCAGCAAGTCCCAGTTGCTTCAGTATGTCTATAACCTGGTTCCAAGAGGCCAGTATACATCTGGGAAAGGCTCCAGTGCAGTTGGCCTTACGGCTTATGTGATGAAGGATCCCGAAACAAAACAACTGGTTCTGCAGACTGGAGCCTTGGTCCTCAGTGACAATGGCATTTGCTGTATTGATGAGTTTGATAAAATGAATGAAAGTACAAGGTCAATGCTTCATGAAGTCATGGAACAGCAAACATTGTCAATTGCCAAG GCTGGAATTATTTGCCAACTGAATGCTCGTACCTCTATTCTGGCTGCTGCTAATCCAATAGAATCCCAGTGGAATCCAAAGAAAACAACCATCGAAAACATCCAGCTTCCCCATACACTGCTATCTAG GTTTGATCTCATTTTCCTAATGCTGGACCCTCGAGATGAAGCATATGACAGACGTTTGGCTCATCACTTGGTTGCATTATACTACCAAACTGAAGAGCAGGTTGAAGAAGAGCACATGGATATGGCAGTTTTAAGGGATTATATTGCTTATGCTCGTAGTTATGTTAACCCAAGACTAAGTGAAGAAGCAAGTCAAGCTCTCATTGAA GCATATGTGGATATGAGGAAGATTGGAAGTGGTAGAGGAATGGTTTCTGCATATCCTCGACAGCTGGAATCTTTGATTCGTCTGGCAGAAGCGCATGCTAAAGTACGATTTTCTAAGAAAGTAGAGACAGTGGATGTTGAAGAAGCAAAGCGTCTTCACCGTGAAGCTCTGAAACAGTCCGCTACGGATCCAAGGACTGGAATTGTGGACATATCTATTCTCACCACAG gaatGAGTGCCACTGCCCGTAAACGCAAAGAAGAACTGGCTCAGGCTTTGAGGAAGGTTATTCAGTCTAAGGGTAAAACACCAGCTCTAAGATATCAACAGCTCTTTGAGGATCTTCGCGCACAATCTGAAACA gctgTCACTAAAGAAATGTTTGAAGAAGCACTGCATGCATTGGCTGATGACGACTTCTTGACTGTGACTGGGAAGACTGTTAGACTTCTCTAA